ATTTTCGTCGAGAAGAATATTGCTTGACTTCATATCTCTATGGATAATATGAGGTATGCAACTATGATGAAGAAATGCAAGACCTCTTGCTGATCCTAGTGCTATCTTCTTTCTTGTTTCCCAAGCAAGCTTTGAACTTTTGTTACTCTCATGTAGAACAGTTTCTAAACTTTTGACTCTTAAATAAACCGCGTCTCATCTTCTCACCCTTCCATCATCTTCCACCGTTTCCCTTCCATCACTGTCACTCACTCCAGCACTCAAAGCTTAGCGACAACCGGATGCCTATTCATAAAAAGAAATGTAGTCAACGTCGAATCCAAACTCCGTCAAATTACTGAAACCTCTGTTACCAAAGTCCTCATTATCGATATGTTTTGCACTTCTGCCATGGAAATAGCTTCCACCATGCTAATTCCTGTTTACTATTTCTTCACTACTGGAGCTCTGTATTCCTAATTTCCAAAAATTCACCGCGAAACAACGGTGTCATTAAAAGAAATGGTGGGAGTTGAGATTCTGATGCCAGGAAATTCAGCATTGAAAGCAGAGTTGATGCCGAAACCGGTTCAAACATGgaatgaaattaaacaccacTAACTAATTTCATTAGGTCCTTGGTTGTTTCACTTTTGTCCTTGTCTACTTTTTGTTCAAAACTACTGGAATTATGTTGTGACAACGTGAAAAAAGCATGTTTTACTTTGGAAACcattgttttgaaaatattgattTGTTGTCCATGAACTATATTGTGATTTTGCACTAGTTATTCATATAATAAGTCATTTCATTTGGTTTCAGGAACATATATTTAAATAGCGACAGTACAGAACAATATAGTAATATGAATAactatgaaataaaaatatcatatcataaaagactcatttcaaataaGAAAAACAGAATAAAACTATGGCAATTTACATTTGATTGTTCAATATTCGATTTTACATTTTACTGAGATGTAACTTCTAATCCGAAAATCATTCCAGCATGATTTGTAGCTTCGTTGTTTCTGAAATATATGGGTATCATCTTTTGAAAAGTCTGCCACGTTAGCAGACTATCAGACGCGGCTTGGTGGGATTTTCCAGCGATTCGGCCAACCTTAAGAGTACTAGCAACACATTCGAGACCTCCATATAGTCCATTGCAATAACGGATCATATGTTTCATATCATATACACTCCTTCCAAATAGGAATCTCAACACACGCGAAAAACCTTCCAAGCTATCCGGAAGATTACTCCGTGTTAGTATCTTCACAAGATATGCAAAATCGTAGGTGCCGTGAAATGTCACCCACGTCACTCTTTCATTGCAGACAAGCCCAGACCTGAGCATCAACTCAGAAAAGTGGAACCAACTCACACCGTGAATGACGTTGTAGTTGAAATCAATACCTTGACGTCGGAGAAGATCAATGGAATCTTTGTTGTGGGGGTCGCGCTTGACGTCAAAATCACGAAAATTAAAGCTCATAAGGTTGAAGGTGACGGCGATCGACTTTAGATGGATAAATGACGCCGGGGAATTCTGTATCCATCGAAACAAACCGATACCTATCGACAACATGATGTATGAGATCAAACTCAGCTTCTATATTATATGCCCAAACACGACGGATTACGACCGGTTTCGAATCTTTCTTCAATGTCGTCATCTGAAATTTCTTGATGATCAAAGTGTGATCTTAATAAAACTCtgaatgaaaaagaaataagCAAGAGAGAACGTTTGTTTAATGTTTGAATTCGAAAGAAACTGCATACATGACTAAGGTAAACCTCTCGCTATATATACTAAGATAAGATTTAGTTTAgcatttatgataaaaaaaagatttgattgTATTCAGTAAGAAAAGATTTGGTTAAtcttcagaagaaaaaaaagatttaatattttactACTACTACCGAATcttaaataaaaagatttaatatcttttttttacttGTTGATAAAGtaatatctcatttttttttattacaagtaTTATCTCATTTATTAGTACCAAAAATtttttatctcatttatttttattttttgataagaTTATCTCATTAATTGTACGATTTTCTCAAATGAAATTGATTGAATTACTGCTATTAATTCATCTTTGTACCAtagatttcttaattttttttttatgaaagtgaatttttgaaaaaagaattgaatttttaaatgatttaataaaaaaaacagaaaaactgtattttaaaaaaagtcaacGTCGGAGCTCTGAAATTGGacaaaaatcctaaaatcggccgaaaaccctaaaatcgactctAAACCCGACTGGAACCCAAACATCAgtagaaaaatctaaaatcgactCTAAACCCAAAAATTTGGCCAAATatctaaaatcggccaaaaaccctaaaaacgaCTATATACCCTAAAATCGGGCGGAAAAagctaaaatcggccgaaaacccaaaaatcggcgggaaaaacttaaaatcggccaaaaaccattaaatcAACTATATaccataaaatcggccgaaaacccaaaaaatctgTCGAAAAACCTAAactcgaccctaaacccaaaaaattggccgaaaaatctgccaaaaaccctaaaaacgaCTTAACACCCTAAAATCagttgtaaaccaaaaaaatcggccggtaaaacctaaaatcggctgaaaaacctaaaatcgaccaaaaaccctaaaaaagaCTATACACCATAAAATCGGACGAAAACCGAAATAATCGGCTgggaaaacctaaaatcggctgaaaacccaaaaaatcggccgaaaaacctaaaatcagccaaaaaccctaaaatcaactataaacaataaaatcatccaaaaacctaaaaaatcagccgaaaaacctaaaagcggacaaaaaccataaaatcgactataaaccaaaaaatcgactgaaaacccaaaaattgatTATATGGTTTCCtgtcaattttagggtttttcggccgattttttgtcAACGTCGGAGCTCTGAAATTGgtaaaaaatcctaaaatcggccgaaaaccctaaaatcgactctAAACCCGACTAGAACCCAAACATCAgtagaaaaatctaaaatcgaccctaaacccaaaaatttgGCCAAATatctaaaatcggccaaaatccttaaaaacgactatacaacctaaaatcggccggaaaaacctaaaatcggccgaaaaccctaaaatcgacaaaaaaccctaaaatcatttataaacaataaaattggccgaaaacccaaaaaattagccaaaaaccataaaattgactataacaaaaaaaatcggccgaaaacccaaaaattggccggaaaaacctaaaatctgccaaaaaccataaaatcaaCTATATACCATAAAATCggtcgaaaacccaaaaaatctgTCGAAAAACCTAAactcgaccctaaacccaaaaaattggccgaaaaatcTGCTAAAAACCCTAAAAACGACCTAacaccctaaaatcggctgaaaaccgaAAAACTCGTTCGGAaaatcctaaaatcggccgaaaaacctaatatcgaccaaaaaccctaaaaaagaCTATACaccataaaatcggccgaaaaccgaAATAATCAGccggaaaaacctaaaatcggccgaaaacccaaaaaattgaccgaaaaaccaaaaatcggccaaaaaccctaaaatcgactataaaccataaaatcatccaaaaacctaaaaaatcggccgaaaaacctaaaagcggataaaaaccataaaatcgactataaatcaAAAAATCGCTCGAAAATCCTAAAATTGATTAAAGGGTTTcctggccaattttagggtttttggccgattttatgtttttcggccgattttttgggtttagggtcgattttattaagataaataaaattaaacgaatgaaattcaattacattactaaaaaaaagaattttacgATTGAAGGAATTTAACCACTTTatctaaataataaaatttaaaaaaatcaagggaattcaaAGAGATAGATAGAACTAAAAGAGAGTAAATTCGATTTTAATGAAGTGGCAATACAATGCTTAAATAAAGTTGGCACATACTCGTAATAAGATAACTATATCAACTATACAAATACAACTGGTAACTAACTTATGGAATACACATaaaatatctcttttttttttttgtttacaatgagctggggatcgaacccagaacctataacatactacccaaataaGATATTTGAAAAGTTAACAAAACCaacttaatttaaaaaacaCGGAGCTTTTGGCTATAGATGTTGTTCGAATCTCGTAGATAGACATATTACATATTTTTCCctcaatatttttcttaaaataaaaagtatagtgtttttttttttttttgacaaataaaaaaaagtatagtgttgaaaacacaatatatatatatatataaaagtaactttaaaaaaaaaaaactttattgtagTTCCcgctttttatttttattttagacaGCATTTCCTGCTACCGCTAAAGTTGATTACCCTATCTAAGAAAACCtcaatagtaaaaaaaacaaaaaagcacAATCACCAAAATAGGAACGGTTTCCATGTTATGTTAACTCGTACTTACACATAGTAACCACGCTAAACCCAACACGTTGCCCCAGCGCCACCGCTACCACCGCGCCGACCAACTCTTCAGCCACCGTTACCACCGCGCCGACCAACTCGATTACGTCAGAATTCAGGTACGTTAATGGCTTTTCACTCTTTAATTTGTACTGTTTTCTGTGATCTCTGCATTAAAGTCAGAATCCAATTCCAAACCCACTATTCCCGTTACCGCAAACATTGACTATTTTTGCTATCTAATTCTCGTTGTAACCCACTTTTGCATTAGCTGTTCAAGTAAAATCAGGACAACCTGTAAGAACTTAGAAATGATAGAtatcatatttgtttgtttcaattatttgtttcaCTAATTTCAATTGTTTAATAGGTGAAGTCATAAGGTGTTTGTGAAAATGCCTCAATGAGATAGATAGATATAACTGTATCTATTTTTGTTAGAGTTAGAATGATGGGACTTTTGTTAAATATAGTTGTTATAGCTTTCATGTTTAAACCTTCATCCTACAACTTTATGGTTCTTAATTTCTTGCACCGTCTAAAACTAGAAGAATCTGATTTTTCTACTCTATTGATATAGTGCATAATGGAttgataatattattattattgataattttgatatacttgcagtttttttttttttttgactaattgcAGTTGTTATAAGcatatgaatattttatatGCTAGTTCTAAAGATgactatttttataagttattgatgttatttacaatttaaaagaGTATTATtcgttttaaattttttatatttcttttattaacgGGTCTAGTTTTAATATTCATAGTCGGGCCTCCGGATTTTCGGGGCTGGCCATGGTGATAACTTGCTGATCGGGTATGTTTTTGTCTTAGAAAGTATGTACATTTCTAGCTAGCCAAGCAGAAGAGCTCGGAGAATCAGACGATGCAAGTGACTTTGATACTGATGATGATTACGAAGATGAATCTTCTATATATGAGGATGATTATGTAGAGAATGTAGACTCTGACTCAgaataaaaagattt
This portion of the Trifolium pratense cultivar HEN17-A07 linkage group LG3, ARS_RC_1.1, whole genome shotgun sequence genome encodes:
- the LOC123915083 gene encoding probable CCR4-associated factor 1 homolog 9, whose product is MLSIGIGLFRWIQNSPASFIHLKSIAVTFNLMSFNFRDFDVKRDPHNKDSIDLLRRQGIDFNYNVIHGVSWFHFSELMLRSGLVCNERVTWVTFHGTYDFAYLVKILTRSNLPDSLEGFSRVLRFLFGRSVYDMKHMIRYCNGLYGGLECVASTLKVGRIAGKSHQAASDSLLTWQTFQKMIPIYFRNNEATNHAGMIFGLEVTSQ